A single window of Paracoccus albus DNA harbors:
- the paaC gene encoding 1,2-phenylacetyl-CoA epoxidase subunit PaaC, translating to MPSLPDIMTPNAAELARQDGGKGGHAPTPDADQDAFFEFLLRMGDNALILGHRNSEWCGHGPQLEEDIAMSNMALDLIGQTALWLGLAAEVEGKGRSADDLAYLRDAWEFRNLLLVERPNGDFGATLMRQFLFDAFHFLQLQALTRSSDTRVAEIAQKSLKEVSYHLERSAEQVIALGDGTSESKARMQAALDDQWSYALEMFSSDDTDVTLAASGIAPDPAGLRQTWDEIVLPVLAEATLTVPDTKFAHKGGKQGTHTEHLGYILAEMQFLQRAYPGAEW from the coding sequence ATGCCGTCGCTTCCCGATATCATGACCCCGAACGCGGCTGAGCTTGCCCGTCAGGATGGCGGCAAGGGCGGCCATGCACCGACCCCCGACGCCGATCAGGATGCGTTTTTCGAGTTCCTGCTGCGCATGGGCGACAATGCCCTGATCCTCGGGCATCGCAATTCCGAATGGTGCGGCCATGGTCCGCAACTGGAGGAGGACATTGCGATGTCCAACATGGCGCTTGACCTGATCGGTCAGACCGCTCTTTGGCTGGGTCTGGCGGCAGAGGTTGAAGGCAAGGGCCGCAGCGCCGACGATCTCGCCTATCTGCGCGACGCGTGGGAGTTCCGCAACCTTCTGCTGGTCGAGCGCCCGAATGGCGATTTCGGCGCGACGCTGATGCGGCAATTCCTGTTCGACGCGTTCCATTTTCTGCAGCTTCAGGCGCTGACGCGGTCCAGCGATACCCGCGTGGCCGAAATCGCGCAGAAATCGCTGAAAGAGGTCAGCTATCACCTTGAACGCTCGGCCGAGCAGGTCATCGCGCTTGGCGACGGAACCAGCGAGAGCAAGGCAAGGATGCAGGCAGCGCTGGATGACCAGTGGTCCTACGCGCTGGAGATGTTTTCCAGCGACGACACGGATGTGACGCTGGCGGCATCGGGGATCGCGCCTGATCCGGCGGGGCTGCGCCAGACATGGGACGAAATCGTGCTGCCCGTGCTGGCCGAAGCGACGCTGACTGTTCCCGATACCAAATTCGCGCACAAGGGCGGCAAGCAGGGCACCCATACCGAACATCTGGGCTATATCCTCGCCGAGATGCAGTTCCTGCAACGCGCCTATCCCGGCGCGGAGTGGTAG
- the paaB gene encoding 1,2-phenylacetyl-CoA epoxidase subunit PaaB: MSSEWPLWEVFIRGQHGLNHRHVGSLHAPDAEVAIKHARDVYTRRNEGVSIWVVKSVDIAASSPSDKGPLFEPSNDKVYRHPTFYDIPEEIGHM, from the coding sequence ATGTCCAGCGAATGGCCCCTTTGGGAGGTCTTTATCCGTGGTCAGCACGGGTTGAACCACCGTCATGTCGGCAGCCTTCATGCGCCCGATGCCGAGGTCGCGATCAAGCATGCCCGCGACGTCTATACGCGCCGGAATGAAGGCGTTTCGATCTGGGTGGTGAAATCGGTCGATATCGCGGCCTCCAGCCCCTCCGACAAGGGACCGCTGTTCGAGCCGTCGAATGACAAGGTGTATCGCCACCCGACCTTCTACGATATTCCCGAAGAAATAGGGCATATGTGA
- a CDS encoding VOC family protein has product MPRLNHVALTVSDREASARFYGAYFGLTRRVHDDDHLLILADDSGGLLALSEGDLPPELPGTNHFGSLAGTAEEVEALRERFRADGVTETEYSAGGPARVQALDPDGYRVELYAY; this is encoded by the coding sequence ATGCCGCGGCTGAACCACGTCGCGCTGACAGTGTCGGATCGCGAAGCTTCGGCCCGGTTCTATGGGGCGTATTTCGGCCTGACCCGGCGCGTGCATGACGATGACCATCTGCTGATCCTCGCCGATGACAGCGGCGGTCTGCTGGCCCTGAGTGAGGGCGATCTGCCACCTGAGCTGCCGGGCACCAATCACTTCGGCAGCCTCGCCGGGACTGCGGAGGAAGTCGAGGCGCTACGGGAACGCTTTCGCGCCGATGGCGTGACCGAAACGGAATACAGCGCCGGTGGTCCGGCGCGTGTGCAGGCGCTCGATCCAGACGGATACCGGGTCGAACTTTACGCTTATTGA
- the paaA gene encoding 1,2-phenylacetyl-CoA epoxidase subunit PaaA — protein MYAQLVKSEGKSREEMSPEEIAFQERIDRNEKIEPKEWMPEGYRKTLIRQIGQHAHSEIVGQLPEGNWITRAPTLERKQILLAKVQDEAGHGLYLYCAAETLGVSRDELLEKLHSGDMKYSSIFNYPTLTWADMGAVGWLVDGAAIMNQVPLQRTSYGPYSRAMIRICKEESFHQRQGYAIMMKMANGTPEQKKMAQDALNRLWYPSLMMFGPSDKDSVHSAQSMAWKIKMNTNDELRQKFVDQTVPQAEYLGLTIPDPDLKWNEEKGGYDFSEPDWDEFYQVLKGNGPCNKERLGARVKAWEDGAWYREAMNAHAKKKAARRPVAAE, from the coding sequence ATGTATGCACAGCTCGTCAAATCCGAAGGCAAATCGCGCGAGGAGATGTCGCCCGAAGAGATCGCCTTTCAGGAGCGCATCGACCGGAACGAGAAGATCGAACCCAAAGAGTGGATGCCGGAAGGCTATCGCAAGACGCTGATCCGCCAGATCGGCCAACACGCCCATTCCGAAATCGTCGGCCAATTGCCCGAGGGCAACTGGATCACCCGCGCCCCCACGCTGGAGCGCAAGCAGATCCTGCTGGCCAAGGTGCAGGACGAGGCCGGGCACGGTCTGTATCTCTATTGCGCCGCCGAGACGCTTGGCGTGAGCCGCGATGAGTTGCTGGAGAAACTGCATTCCGGCGATATGAAATATTCGTCGATCTTCAACTATCCGACCCTGACCTGGGCCGATATGGGCGCGGTCGGCTGGCTGGTCGATGGCGCGGCGATCATGAATCAGGTGCCGCTGCAACGGACCAGCTATGGCCCCTATAGCCGCGCGATGATCCGCATCTGCAAGGAGGAAAGTTTCCACCAGCGGCAGGGCTACGCGATCATGATGAAGATGGCCAATGGCACGCCGGAACAGAAGAAGATGGCGCAGGATGCGCTGAACCGGCTTTGGTATCCCTCGCTGATGATGTTCGGGCCGTCCGACAAGGACAGCGTCCACTCCGCGCAGAGCATGGCGTGGAAGATCAAGATGAACACCAATGACGAACTGCGCCAGAAATTCGTCGACCAGACCGTGCCGCAGGCCGAATATCTGGGGCTGACGATCCCTGACCCGGACCTCAAATGGAACGAGGAAAAGGGCGGCTATGATTTCAGCGAACCCGACTGGGACGAGTTCTATCAGGTGCTGAAGGGCAATGGGCCGTGCAACAAGGAACGGCTCGGCGCCCGCGTAAAGGCGTGGGAGGACGGCGCGTGGTATCGCGAGGCGATGAACGCCCATGCGAAGAAGAAGGCGGCGCGTCGCCCGGTGGCGGCGGAATAA